One genomic window of Triplophysa rosa linkage group LG11, Trosa_1v2, whole genome shotgun sequence includes the following:
- the LOC130562042 gene encoding trypsin II-P29-like has protein sequence MNCYTVLCWAAGAILLNIAGSLCQSDVCGQAPLNTKIVGGQDATSGSWPWQVSVTTTSAGHFCGGGLISKNWVLSAAHCFKSTITSSIILYFGRQSNTGSNPNQVSSRVRLVIKHPSYDESTENNDIALLELSSPVEFTNYIWPICLAATGSTFGAGTKSWITGWGLLIANSNQLPDILQEVEIPIVSDTDCKNAYKGASVVTDNMICAGLLNQGGKDSCQGDSGGPLVSKKDAQWVQSGIVSWGQGCADPGFPGVYAKVSRYQDWITSYTSSDPPGFVQFISNDNTSGSPERFIFTLSLTYSIIPLIFSLYLFS, from the exons ATGAACTGTTACACTGTGCTGTGTTGGGCTGCTGGGGCCATACTTCTTAATATAGCAG GCTCACTTTGCCAGTCAGATG TGTGCGGCCAGGCCCCACTTAACACCAAAATTGTTGGAGGACAGGATGCAACTTCAGGCTCTTGGCCCTGGCAAGTAAGCGTAACCACCACCAGTGCAGGTCATTTCTGTGGCGGGGGCCTGATCAGTAAAAATTGGGTTTTGTCAGCAGCTCACTGCTTTAAGAG CACTATTACGAGTTCCATCATACTGTACTTTGGACGTCAAAGCAATACGGGTTCGAACCCAAATCAAGTGTCCAGCAGAGTGCGTCTAGTTATCAAACATCCTTCCTATGACGAGTCTACAGAAAACAACGACATAGCTCTACTCGAGCTCTCGTCCCCTGTGGAGTTCACAAATTATATTTGGCCGATTTGCCTGGCGGCTACAGGTAGCACATTTGGTGCGGGTACTAAGAGCTGGATCACAGGATGGGGACTACTTATAGCTAATT CCAACCAACTCCCTGACATTCTGCAGGAAGTGGAGATACCAATTGTGAGCGACACAGATTGCAAAAATGCTTATAAAGGAGCAAGTGTTGTCACAGACAATATGATATGTGCTGGATTATTAAATCAGGGAGGGAAAGATTCATGTCAG GGTGATTCTGGAGGGCCATTGGTCAGTAAGAAGGACGCCCAGTGGGTTCAGTCTGGAATTGTGAGTTGGGGTCAAGGCTGTGCCGACCCTGGCTTTCCCGGTGTGTACGCAAAAGTGTCTCGCTACCAGGACTGGATCACATCTTACACAAGCAGTGACCCGCCTGGATTTGTTCAATTCATCTCCAATGACAACACCAGCGGCTCACCCGAGCGCTTCATATTCACTCTGTCTCTCACATATTCTATTATTCCACTCATTTTCTCCCTCTATCTTTTTTCTTAA